TTGCAGTGAAACATCGGCAGCGTGTGCAGGTAGACGTCCCGCTCGTTCACCCCGGCGTGCCAGCCAAAGGTGGAGGCGTTGAGCCACAGCGAGCGGTGGGTCTGCTCCACCCCCTTGGGGCGGGCGGTGGTGCCCGACGTGTAGTTGATGGTGGCGGTGGCGTCCTCGTCGGGCTCCCAGGGTGCGGGCTCGCCGTCGGTGAAAAACCATTCGACATCGCTGTCGGTGCCCAGCATCACCTTGTGGGCGACGTCAAGGTCGGCAACGGTGTCGGCCAGTTCCGGGTCGTACAACAACACCGTGGCCCCGCAGTGGTCGACGATGTAGGCGACCTCGGCCGGGCTGAGGCGGAAGTTGACCGGCACGTAGACGCGTCCCCAGCCCGACACCCCGAAGAATCCACAGGCCAGGCGGGCCGAGTTCTGCGAGATGATCGCCACCCGTTCCCCCACCCCGATGCCAAGCGCGTCCAGGTGAGCGGCCTGGTTGCGGGCCCGACGGGCGAACTCGGCGCCGGTCACCTCGCCCCACGACTCGGCGATTTGATCGGGTTCGTCCACGAACACCACCCGGTCCGGAAACACGGTCTCGGCCCGATCGAGGAAATCGATGACGCTCAGGTCAACCTTCATGTGCTTGCTCTCCCCCGGTGACGTGCCGGGACCCCTCCGCGGCACGGTGTCACGGTACCGCCCGACCGGATGCCGACGCAGCCCCTCGCCACCTGACGATCCGTCAGATCAGCCGGGTAGGGTGACGCGGTGAGCGACTACCAGACCTTGCTGTTGGACATCTCCGACGGGGTGGCCACCCTGACGCTGAACCGCCCCGACCGCTACAACGCGTTCGACGCCACCATGTTGGAGGAGTTGCCGCAGGCGTGGGCCCGCCTGCGCGACGACGGCGAGGTGCGTGCGGTCGTCCTGACCGGCGCCGGCGATGCGGCGTTCTGCACCGGTATCGACCGGGATGCCGTGCCCACCACCGAGGGCGACTACAGCTTCGACCCCTACACCTACCAGGATCCGGGCGAGGCGCTGGGGCCCAAAACCCACGGCATGTGGAAGCCGGTGATCGCAGCGGTCAACGGCATGGCCTGTGGCGGCGCGTTCTATCTGCTGGGCGAGGTGGAGTTTCTGATCGCCGCCGAGGGCGCCACCTTCTTCGATCCCCACGTCACCTACGGCATGGCGGCGGTGCTCGAACCCACGCTGTTGGCACCCCGCATGCCCTTCGGCGACCTGATGCGGATGATGCTGTTGGGTGCCCACGAGCGGCTCTCGGCGGCCCGCGCGCTGGAGGTGGGGCTGGTCAGCGAAGTGACCCCTGCCGATCGGTTGGCCGAGCGGGCCCGTTGGGCGGCCGAGGCGATCGCCTCCCAGCCGGCTGATGCCGTTGTTGCGACGGTCCGCAACCTGTGGATGGCCCAGGAGCTGTCGCGCCGTCAGGCCCTCGACCTCGGCAGCTTTCTGCTGGCTGCCGGCAACTCGGTGGAGGCGCTGGCCGAGGGCCAGGCGTTCTTCGCCTCCGGCAAACGCGTGAAGCCCAACGTTCGATAACCGGTGGTAGTCACCCAAACCCTGGGCCCGGCGGTCAGCCTGGCAGCCACGCTGGCCGAGGCCGCAGTTCGCTTTGGCGACGCGCCGGCGGTGGTCCGCTGGGATGACGAGCCGCTGGGTTACGCAGGCTGGTGGCAACAGGCGCTGGCGGTCGCCCGGTGGATGGCCCGGCGGGGTGTCAGCGAGGGCGACCGGGTGGCATTGATCCTGCCATCGGGCCTGGAGTATCTGGTGGCCTACGCTGCCGCGTCGGCGCTGGGCGCCGTCACGGCGGGGGTCAACCCGTCGCTCGCCCCGGCCGAACGCGCCGCGCTGGTGGAGCTGGTCGATCCCGTCCTGGTGGTCTCCGATCCGACCCTGACCGACGGCCTTCCGGCCGACCGCAACGTGGAGCTGGTCACGCCCTGCGAGCCGGGTCGTGCGCCGTGGGCGGCACAGCTGGAGGCGGACCGATGTGCGTTCCAGGGTGGCGGCGTGGCAGGCCCTCCGCCGCTCGACGGCGCCCCTCAACCGTTACCCGGCCGCGCTGCGGCGCTGGTGTTCACCTCGGGTACCACCGGCCTGCCCAAGGCCGCGCGGTTCACCGAGGGTGCGCTCTCGGCGGTGGCCGCCCTCGATCTCGGCGCCATCGCCCACCGGTGGGGCGGCGGTGGGCCGATGTTCGTGTCCACCCAGTTTGCCCATGTGGGTCTGATGACCAAGCTTCCGTGGTACCTCCGAACCGGTACCAGGCTTCACCTGGTCAACCGTTGGCGGGCCGACGACGTGCTCGAGCTGGTCGCACGGGAGCGCATGGGCGTGATCGGTGCGGTGGCGCCGCAAGTGGCGCTGATGTTGCGTTCCGCGCAGATGGACGCCCTCGACCTCTCGGCGGTGAACCTGCTGATCGTGGGAGGCGCCGCCAGCCCGACCCCCCTGGTGAGGGAGGCCCGCGAGCGCTTCGCCGCCGGGTACACCATTCGCTACTCGTCCACTGAGACCGGCGGCTGCGGGTTGGCCACACCGCCGTGGCCGGAGCACCCGGGCGACGATCGCACCATCGGGCGGCCACGTCCGGGCATCGAAGCCTCGATTCGAGACGACGACGGCGCCGAGGTACCGGACGACTCGCTCGGCGAACTCTGGATCCGAACACCGAGTGCCATGTCCGGGTACTGGGAGGCGCCGGAGGCCACCGCCGTCGCCCTCTCCGACGGCTGGGTTCGCACCGGTGACCTGGCCGTTCGGGAGCCGGCAACCCCGGAACGACCTGGCCGTTACCGGTTGGCGGGACGGCGAGGCGACATGTACATCCGCGGCGGGTACAACGTGTTTCCCGCCGAGGTGGAGGCAGTTCTTGCCGATCACCCCGCCGTCGCACAGGTGGCGGTCGTGCCGAGGGTCGACGAGGTGATGGGCGAGGTGGGGGTGGCCGTCGTGGTGCCACGACCGGGGCTCGCTGCACCAACGCTCGAATCGCTGCGACGGCACGGCGAAGCCTTGATCGCCCGATACAAACTGCCCGAGGCGATGATCATGCTGGAGGCACTTCCGCTGGGGACCACCGGCAAGGTCGACCGGCGGCTCCTCATCGAGCTTGGCGGGCGACCGGACCGCCGGGAAGGCTCCGGGGCATGACCCTCTCCAACGACCCGCAGCTGGACGGCATCGAACGCGTGCTTGCGGTGTTCGCCCACCCCGACGACATCGATTTCGGGGCGGCCGGCACCGTGGCCCGCTGGACCGCCGCCGGCGTGGAGGTGACCTACTGCGTGGTCACCGACGGCGAGGCCGGGGGGCTCGACGACGAGCCCGACCGCGAGGCGGTGGCCCAACTCCGCCGCCAGGAGCAGACGCAGGCGGCGGCCGTCGTGGGCGTGACCAGGCTGGAGTTTCTGGGCTATCCGGATTGTGCGGTGGAGCCGACCCTGGCGCTGCGCCGGGACATCACCCGGGTCATCCGCACCCACCGGCCCCACCGCCTGATCACCATGAGTCCAGAGCGACAGTGGGTCCGAATCGGGCGCTCCCACCCCGACCATCTCGCCACCGGGGAGGCCGCGATGCGGGCCGTGTTTCCCGACGCCCGAACAAAGTTTGCACATCGGGAGCTGGCCG
Above is a genomic segment from Candidatus Microthrix parvicella Bio17-1 containing:
- a CDS encoding PIG-L deacetylase family protein, with protein sequence MTLSNDPQLDGIERVLAVFAHPDDIDFGAAGTVARWTAAGVEVTYCVVTDGEAGGLDDEPDREAVAQLRRQEQTQAAAVVGVTRLEFLGYPDCAVEPTLALRRDITRVIRTHRPHRLITMSPERQWVRIGRSHPDHLATGEAAMRAVFPDARTKFAHRELAEAGLAPWAVPQVWLMVGRDPNTHVDITDTLDAKLAALSCHRSQHPEQSELHRMVRDMMAANAVECALPEGRFAETFQRIDTA
- a CDS encoding class I adenylate-forming enzyme family protein, with the translated sequence MVVTQTLGPAVSLAATLAEAAVRFGDAPAVVRWDDEPLGYAGWWQQALAVARWMARRGVSEGDRVALILPSGLEYLVAYAAASALGAVTAGVNPSLAPAERAALVELVDPVLVVSDPTLTDGLPADRNVELVTPCEPGRAPWAAQLEADRCAFQGGGVAGPPPLDGAPQPLPGRAAALVFTSGTTGLPKAARFTEGALSAVAALDLGAIAHRWGGGGPMFVSTQFAHVGLMTKLPWYLRTGTRLHLVNRWRADDVLELVARERMGVIGAVAPQVALMLRSAQMDALDLSAVNLLIVGGAASPTPLVREARERFAAGYTIRYSSTETGGCGLATPPWPEHPGDDRTIGRPRPGIEASIRDDDGAEVPDDSLGELWIRTPSAMSGYWEAPEATAVALSDGWVRTGDLAVREPATPERPGRYRLAGRRGDMYIRGGYNVFPAEVEAVLADHPAVAQVAVVPRVDEVMGEVGVAVVVPRPGLAAPTLESLRRHGEALIARYKLPEAMIMLEALPLGTTGKVDRRLLIELGGRPDRREGSGA
- a CDS encoding enoyl-CoA hydratase/isomerase family protein translates to MSDYQTLLLDISDGVATLTLNRPDRYNAFDATMLEELPQAWARLRDDGEVRAVVLTGAGDAAFCTGIDRDAVPTTEGDYSFDPYTYQDPGEALGPKTHGMWKPVIAAVNGMACGGAFYLLGEVEFLIAAEGATFFDPHVTYGMAAVLEPTLLAPRMPFGDLMRMMLLGAHERLSAARALEVGLVSEVTPADRLAERARWAAEAIASQPADAVVATVRNLWMAQELSRRQALDLGSFLLAAGNSVEALAEGQAFFASGKRVKPNVR